The genomic region GGAACACGACTGAATTTAGACCCGTATGCCGTACTTTATACCGGAGAAACGCGTCACAGCATCCGCGGGCGGTATTTTTACTTAGATAATCGCGTGGATAACGGCGACCCGAAAAACGACCAATCCAACAATTCGGATTATTACTATACTGAATATCAAGCCCAACACACCTTTAAGTCTGTTGAACTTAGCGTGGTAGGTGGGGCAGTTTTCAATTACACGGTTACCCAATCGCCCGTTTTTCAGGGGTTTCACTATGTAACCAACTATGCCCCCTTTGTACAGGTAGAGAAAAAATGGAAACGTATTACGGCCAATGCGGGTGCCCGCTACGAAAGTTTCAGGCTGGATAATTATACCGAAGCCAAACCTGTGTACCGTGCGGGTATCAACGTTGAGGCTACCAAAGCTACGTTCTTGCGCGCTTCCTACGGTCAAGGCTACCGCTTTCCCAGCATTGTTGAGAGTTATGTAAAAACTTCGGCAGGGCCGCTGCAAATTTACCCCAATCCACAGCTAAAGTCGGAAACAGGGTGGAACGCCGAAATAGCCGTCAAACAGGGCTTTAAAATAGGCAAGTTTACAGGGTTTGTAGATGTAGCCGGCTATTGGATGGAGTACGACAATATGATGGAGTTTACGTTTGCCACTTGGGGCAGCCCCTTTACTTCTCCGTTTTTTGGTTTGGGCTTTAAATCGGTGAATATTGGTAAAACCCGAGTAAACGGTGCCGATGTCAGTTTTGGTGGCGAAGGCAAGGTGGGCAACAGCAAGCTTACTTTGTTTGGTGGCTACACGTACGTGAACCCCACTAACCTGAGCCCCGCTGCCATTTATGCTACTGATTTTAACGGTGCACCGCTTAAATACGACTCTACCAGCAGCGATGTAACGGGCAAAACGCTAAAATACCGTTTTCGCCACCTTGCCAAACTGGATGCCCAACTGGAGTGGAAACGCTTTATGTGGGGTGCCAGCGTTCGCTACAACAGCTACATGGAAAACGTTGACCGCATTTTTACCGAACCGTTTTTTGCCATTTTTGTCCCAGGTATTAACGATGGGCGCAAGTTGGGTGAAAAGGGAGATTACATTATTGATGTGCGTACCGCCTACTCTATCACCTCGGCGTTAAAAGCCAGCATAATTGTAAATAATTTGCTGAACAGGGTGTACATGACCCGCCCCGCCGACCTTCGCCCACCGCGATTAGTGGTGTTGCAGTTTAATTACAAAATCGGTGGGTAATCCTGAGCTTGCCGAAGGGTGCGGAGGTTGTCATCCCGAACTTGGTTCGGGATCTCAATCTGTATTCATCGTGAATTGGCACTACGATGTTGAAACAAGTTCTACATGACGGACTCACTCTAAATAGCGACAGGTTTTATACCTGTCGAGACCTGATAGAAAAAATCATTTCAAATTATCGGGCAGTTGGTAGCCTGCCATCCAGCGCACGGTGCGGTCGCGTTTGCGTTGCAGTTTGGGTTTCAGCACGGCAGGGTTGCGTTCGCGCGGGTTGGGAAAACATACCACAATAGCCGCAGCTTCCTTCGCCGATAGTGTTGCTGCACTTTTGCGGAAATAATAATTTCCTGCCGCCTCAATGCCGTATACCCCCGTACCCATTTCAATACTGTTCAGATAAATTTCCATAATGCGGCGTTTCGTCCACATTGCCTCAATCAAAAACGTAAAAGGTATTTCAAGCCCCTTGCGCACATAGCGGGTAATGCCCTTACCGGGGAAAAGAAATACGTTTTTTGCCGTTTGCTGGCTAATGGTGCTGCCGCCGCGCATGGGCTTGCCGTCGTCGTCAGTGTTGTTTTCGTAGGCGTCTTTAATCGCTTTCAGTTCAAACCCCCAGTGGGTATTAAAATTAGGGTCTTCGGCAGTCATGGCAGCCACCACAACGTTTTTATTTATTTTTTCGTAAGGCACCCATTGGTGTTTAATGCCTTCAAACCTAATCACCATCAGCGGGGTTAGTGGCACGGGCACAACGCGGTACAGCGTGGCTGAAAGTAATGCTATTTGAAAAAGCAGGATGGTAATGTTTTTTGTCCACCAAAAGGTTTTGCGTAGTACCTGCTTTGCGTTGATGCTGTTGCCCATGCTGCAAAAATAAAACTTATCAGCGAGTTGAGTTTATATGCACTAATGATATTTATGCGTTTACCAAATACTATCTTTGGGTATTAATCATTATGAAAAAGCTTATAATACTTTTGGCAATGTTGCCTGCCGTGTTGTTGTTTTACGGTTGCCCTATCGGTTTAGACCACTCTGCGGGAACTCCCGGTACTGAGAAAATAGATAAGGCACTTATCGGAACTTGGGTAACGGATAAAGCCGAGCATGAATTTAAAAAGGTAACCATTACCAAAATTGATGATTTCAGCTATAAACTGGTGGTAGAAGAAAAGGGCGAAATGTATGCCGTTGAAGGGGATGAGTTTACTGGATGGATAACTACCATAAAAGGGCAAAAGTTTTTATATGCCAAGCCCACCGCAGAGGATAAATACTATTTGTACCACTATGAGGTTGACGGAAAAAAACTGGTTACCCACGACGTAAGTTTGTTGGATGGCGGGGTAGATGCCGTTAAATCAACAGAAACCCTCCGTAAACAAATTGAAACCTCATTGGGCATGGATGACTGCCTTAGCGAGGAAACCACTTTTACGAAGCAATAACCGACTTAACCTAATACTAACAAAAGCAGCCCGCAAAGGTTGCTTTTTGTTTTACATAGAAATGCTAACTTGCAGGAAAAGGCATTAATCGATTGAAATAACTATGAAATACAGGCAGCTGGGCAATACAGGCATTTATATCTCTGAAATAGGCATGGGAATGTGGCTTAACTTTAAAGTGGGCGGCGATAAAGACACCATGTACGGCATACTGAACCGCGCGTTGGACAACGGTATCAACTTTTTTGATACGGCCGATATGTACTACAAAGGCGAGAGCGAAAAGGTGCTGGGCGATTGGATGGCGGGCAAAAACCGTCAGGAAATTGTGGTAGCTACCAAAGTGTTCGGGCCGATGAGCAATCATTGGATGGCTCAGGGACTTTCGATGCGGCACATTCGCAATGCTTGCGAAGACAGCCTGCAACGCCTGCGTACCGATTATATCGACTTGTACCAATGCCACCGATACGATATTGATACTCCGCTGGAGGAAACCTGCTATGTCATGCACAACCTTGTGGAGCGCGGGTATATTTTGCATTGGGGGGTAAGCCAGTGGACGGCAGTGCAAATTCTTAATGCGCTTAGAATATGCGAACGCAACGGTTGGCGCAAGCCCATCAGTAACCAACCTATTTACAATATGCTGAACCGTAGTCTTGAAGTAGATGTGATGGATGTTTGCCACAAAGAAGGCTTGGGTTTGGTATGTTACTCACCGTTGGCACAAGGCTTATTGACGGGTAAATACACTCCTGATACCGTGCCCGATGATTCACGGATGGCAGACGAGAATATCGGAGCGTTTTTCCCCCGCAAACGCATGACGGATGAGTTTTTTGATATGCAAGAGCAGCTTAAAAAAGTAGCGCAAAGCCTTGATTGCACCATGCCTGCATTGGCCTTGGCGTGGGCGCTCAGCAAAAAGCCTGTTACTTCGCTTATTATAGGTGCATCGCGCCCTGAACAAGTGGATGATAACTGCGCTGCCATAGAAGTTGAAATTTCGGCGGAAACGGATGCCCAAATTGAAGAAATATTGCAAAACGCTCCGGTAGACCAATACAGCGGTGTCCGCGTAGGTTGGGGTATTGTTAAAAGAGGGTATTAATATTTACCATGAGTTACAGGGAAATTACACCGATACCTGCTTTGCAACCGTTTATAAAGTTTTTTTGGACGCTTGAAATTGGTACGGGAGAGCTTGGGGTAGAGCGTGTTTTTCCTGATGGCTGTATTGAGTTGATTTTTCACCTTAAAACCCCGTTTTCAAAAGTTACCGAAGAGGGCATTTTTACCCAGTCGAAGGCATTTATTGTAGGTCAAATTACCAAAGCCTTGTATTTTTTGCCTTCACCGCAATCGCAAATTCTGGCATTACGGTTCACCCCGTTTGGATTAGCAGCTTTTACCAATATACCTATCGACTTGTTTAGCGGCACTGAGGTTGCTGTGGATGATATTTGGGGCGAAGATGCCCGCATAATTACCGAACGGATAAGCACCCTTACGGTGGATGCCGCTGTTGAGGTATTACAGCAATTTTTACTGAGCAAGTACCGCCACAAGCACATCAATACACAAATAGGTAAAATTGCAGGAAATATACTGACAAGTGCGAGTGAAAAATCGGTGCAATATTGGGCCGATAATGCAAACCTGAGTGAGCGACAGTTTAACCGAAATTTTAAGGCCAACGTGGGTGTTTCACCCAAAGAGTTTATAAAGATTGCACGGTTTAATAAAGTATTGGGGATACTTGGCAATGAAATCCCTGCAAACTTGGGGGCTTTTGCCCAGCAGTGCGGTTATTACGACCAAGCGCATTTTATTAAAGATTTCAGAGAATATACAGGAACTACTCCGGGCAGCTTTGCGCAAGACAATAAAACATTTATACCCTTTTAAGAACGTCCGATTTTTACAATACGGCAGTTATCAGGCGTACTAATTTCGCATCACTATAAACATCAAAACAACTATGGAAAATTTTGTAAACTGGTTCGAAATTCCTGCGCTAGATTTTGACAGGGCCGTTAAATTTTATTCAACTGTATTGGGAGTTAACATTACTGCTAACGAATTTATGGGCGCACAAATGGGCTTTTTCCCGTCTGATGGTACCAATGTATCGGGTGCTATTATCACCGGATCAAACTATTCACCTGCAAACGGCGGGGTATTACTTTATCTTAACGGTGGTGCTAACTTGAGCGTTCCATTGGGTAAGGTAGAAGCTGCGGGTGGTAAAATTATTGTGCCCAAAACTCAAATATCCGACGATATGGGATACTTTGCCATTTTTAATGACACTGAAGGCAATACGATGGCCTTTCACTCAATGAGTTAAGTATGAAAACTGTTTTAACAATATTGGCTGGTTTTTTTGTAGCGATTTCAATCAACGCCCAAACCAACTTGAACGTAAGTGACTTAAACTGGTTGGAGGGAAATTGGCAAATTGATATTAGCGAAGCTAACATTAAAGTGTTTGAAACCTGGAAGCGCGGCGAGGGTAATAGCTATCTCGGTGAAGGGTATGTGCTGAAGGGCAAGGACACCATTGTGCGGGAGGTGATAAAGATTGAAAAAATCGGCCCGCATTGGGTGTACATTGCTCAAATAAACGACAATGCCCCCGTGTTGTTTACACTAAAAACAGAATCAACCGCCAAACAACTGGTGTTTGAAAACCTTGAACACGATAATCCCCAACGCGTCCGCTATACATTTATCAGTAAAGGCGAAATGATGGCCCGCACCGAAGCTGTTGTAGAGGGCAAAGAAGTGGGTGAAGATTATCCTTTTGTACGCCGTTAGTGCTTAAAGGTAATTGTATGATTTACGGTGGTACTGCCTTGCAAATCAGTAAAAGTAAGTACCATTTCAGTTGAAGTAAGGGTGGTGATGTTATATGCAAAGCCACCCATATTTAATTTCCCTTCGTTATTACTAAACGACCAAACGCTAATTTGTTCCTGAGGGTCGTTTGCGTCACATTTTGATGGTCCTTCGTCAATGGTAACACTGCCTGTTGTTGCAAACGATATAATATCGTCTTTCTCGCATTGGGGTAAATAGGCGTAATAATCGGTAAAAGTATTTCCCAAGCTGTCTTTTAGTCCGGGAGCTACCGTCCAACTTTTATATTTCCAAGGCTTTGCAGTTAGCAACTCTTTTTTCGAAGCCTGAGGTGTATTAGAAGTTGCAGATGAATCATCCTCTTTACTGCAAGCGCTTAGTAACAACAATACAAAAGCGAGTAAGGGTAAATATATTTTCATACGGTTAACTATCGTGTTTAAAAGAGTATCAACAGCGGTTAAATTGTTGCTTGCCAATCTCAAATATACCCAATACCGCAAAAAAAACTTTATTTGCGGACGTAATGTCGCCACAATTTCAAAAAATAGCTAAGCTATATCTGTTGCCGGTACTGCTGGCAGTTTTGGTGTACTTCCCGTTGTTTTACAATCTCGATCGTCTGCCGCTGATGCAATTTGATGAGGCAAGAGTAGCGATGAGTTCTTACGAAATGAGTGAAAACCACAACCCCTTAGTGGTTCATTATGGCGGTGCGCCTGATATGTGGAGTACGA from Bacteroidota bacterium harbors:
- the mtgA gene encoding monofunctional biosynthetic peptidoglycan transglycosylase gives rise to the protein MGNSINAKQVLRKTFWWTKNITILLFQIALLSATLYRVVPVPLTPLMVIRFEGIKHQWVPYEKINKNVVVAAMTAEDPNFNTHWGFELKAIKDAYENNTDDDGKPMRGGSTISQQTAKNVFLFPGKGITRYVRKGLEIPFTFLIEAMWTKRRIMEIYLNSIEMGTGVYGIEAAGNYYFRKSAATLSAKEAAAIVVCFPNPRERNPAVLKPKLQRKRDRTVRWMAGYQLPDNLK
- a CDS encoding AraC family transcriptional regulator, producing MSYREITPIPALQPFIKFFWTLEIGTGELGVERVFPDGCIELIFHLKTPFSKVTEEGIFTQSKAFIVGQITKALYFLPSPQSQILALRFTPFGLAAFTNIPIDLFSGTEVAVDDIWGEDARIITERISTLTVDAAVEVLQQFLLSKYRHKHINTQIGKIAGNILTSASEKSVQYWADNANLSERQFNRNFKANVGVSPKEFIKIARFNKVLGILGNEIPANLGAFAQQCGYYDQAHFIKDFREYTGTTPGSFAQDNKTFIPF
- a CDS encoding VOC family protein; this encodes MENFVNWFEIPALDFDRAVKFYSTVLGVNITANEFMGAQMGFFPSDGTNVSGAIITGSNYSPANGGVLLYLNGGANLSVPLGKVEAAGGKIIVPKTQISDDMGYFAIFNDTEGNTMAFHSMS
- a CDS encoding TonB-dependent receptor, which codes for MKPCHKQFCLLLTFIIVAISANSQTTFALKGSIKDAQTGEALYGVAVFTSGVSKGVTTNENGEYQLSLLLTEPKTIVFSYIGYKKDTFEYSPIAHAALIKDGVLLKDILLEEETHIFDQVVVTAGRSEQSLKTVTVSMEMLKHYVLENRNNVTLDDAIDQIPSVSFVDGQANIRGGSGWSYGAGSRVLVMLDEMPMVSGDAGQAQWGFIPVESIEQVEVIKGASSVLYGSSALNGVINIRTLRPKEKPYTNAVIYSGVYTPHDGKEGLRWQGDRILQRSGANVVHAQRWGRFDATLGINYLNDDGYRMADHEKRGRFTFNTRYTPKKIKNFYYGLNGNFQLGTVGTFLLWESFDKGYTQLDSGYSNTNGTRLNLDPYAVLYTGETRHSIRGRYFYLDNRVDNGDPKNDQSNNSDYYYTEYQAQHTFKSVELSVVGGAVFNYTVTQSPVFQGFHYVTNYAPFVQVEKKWKRITANAGARYESFRLDNYTEAKPVYRAGINVEATKATFLRASYGQGYRFPSIVESYVKTSAGPLQIYPNPQLKSETGWNAEIAVKQGFKIGKFTGFVDVAGYWMEYDNMMEFTFATWGSPFTSPFFGLGFKSVNIGKTRVNGADVSFGGEGKVGNSKLTLFGGYTYVNPTNLSPAAIYATDFNGAPLKYDSTSSDVTGKTLKYRFRHLAKLDAQLEWKRFMWGASVRYNSYMENVDRIFTEPFFAIFVPGINDGRKLGEKGDYIIDVRTAYSITSALKASIIVNNLLNRVYMTRPADLRPPRLVVLQFNYKIGG
- a CDS encoding aldo/keto reductase, with amino-acid sequence MKYRQLGNTGIYISEIGMGMWLNFKVGGDKDTMYGILNRALDNGINFFDTADMYYKGESEKVLGDWMAGKNRQEIVVATKVFGPMSNHWMAQGLSMRHIRNACEDSLQRLRTDYIDLYQCHRYDIDTPLEETCYVMHNLVERGYILHWGVSQWTAVQILNALRICERNGWRKPISNQPIYNMLNRSLEVDVMDVCHKEGLGLVCYSPLAQGLLTGKYTPDTVPDDSRMADENIGAFFPRKRMTDEFFDMQEQLKKVAQSLDCTMPALALAWALSKKPVTSLIIGASRPEQVDDNCAAIEVEISAETDAQIEEILQNAPVDQYSGVRVGWGIVKRGY